In one Bos mutus isolate GX-2022 chromosome 19, NWIPB_WYAK_1.1, whole genome shotgun sequence genomic region, the following are encoded:
- the SLC26A11 gene encoding sodium-independent sulfate anion transporter, translated as MSPPMSPMKPPKGFAPMSCCWSTETMQKWLPFLGWLPDYTWYALKMDFIAGISVGLTVIPQALAYAEVAGLPPQYGLYSAFMGCFVYFFLGTSRDVTLGPTAIMSLLVSFYTFHEPAYAVLLAFLSGCIQLGMGFLRLGLLLDFISCPVIKGFTSAAAIIIGFGQIKNLLGLQHIPRQFFLQVYYTFHNIGETRVGDAVLGLVCMVLLLVLKLMRDHVPPVHPEMPTGVRLSHGLVWTATTARNALVVSFAALVAYSFQVTGYQPFVLTGKTPEGLPDAHIPPFSVTTANGTISFTEMVQGMGAGLVVVPLMGLLESIAVAKSFASQNNYRINSNQELLALGFTNILGSLFSSYPVTGSFGRTAVNAQSGVCTPAGGLMTGALVLLSLDYLTSLFYYIPKSALAAVIIMAVVPLFDTKIVKTLWRVKRLDLLPLCVTFLLCFWEVQYGILAGTLVSVLILLHSVARPKIQVSEGPMLVLQPASGLHFPAIETLREALLSRALETSPPRSVALDCTHICSIDYTVVLGLGELLEDFHKRGATLALIGLQVPVLRVLLSADLKGVLYFCTLEEAEKYLKQEPGTQPYNGSEDSVPEHKIALLKA; from the exons ATGTCGCCTCCTATGTCTCCTATGAAGCCACCCAAGGGCTTTGCCCCTATGTCCTGCTGCTGGTCCACTGAGACCATGCAGAAGTGGCTGCCTTTCCTGGGCTGGCTGCCTGACTACACCTGGTACGCCCTGAAGATGGACTTCATTGCTGGGATCTCAGTCGGGCTCACAGTCATTCCCCAGGCGCTGGCCTACGCCGAGGTGGCTGGACTGCCTCCCCAG TACGGCCTCTACTCTGCCTTCATGGGGTGCTTCGTATATTTCTTTCTGGGTACCTCCCGAGATGTGACTCTGGGCCCCACGGCCATCATGTCCCTCCTGGTCTCCTTCTACACCTTCCACGAGCCTGCGTATGCTGTGCTGCTGGCCTTTCTGTCCGGCTGCATCCAGTTAGGCATGGGGTTCCTGCGCTTAG GGCTCCTGCTGGACTTCATCTCCTGTCCCGTCATTAAAGGTTTCACCTCGGCTGCTGCCATCATCATCGGCTTCGGGCAGATCAAG AACCTGCTGGGACTGCAGCACATCCCCAGGCAGTTTTTCCTGCAAGTGTATTACACTTTCCACAACATCGGAGAGACCAG GGTGGGCGATGCAGTGCTGGGGCTGGTCTgcatggtgctgctgctggtgctgaagctgatgcGGGACCACGTGCCTCCTGTCCATCCTGAGATGCCCACCGGAGTGCGGCTCAGCCATGGGCTGGTTTGGACTGCCACCACAG CTCGCAACGCCCTGgtggtctcctttgctgccttggTCGCATACTCCTTCCAGGTGACCGGATACCAGCCTTTTGTTCTAACTGGGAAGACACCTGAGGGACTCCCCGATGCCCACATCCCCCCTTTCTCAGTGACCACTGCCAATGGGACAATCTCCTTCACCGAGATGGTACAG ggAATGGGGGCCGGGCTGGTCGTGGTACCCCTGATGGGTCTCCTGGAGAGCATCGCAGTGGCCAAATCCTTTG CGTCTCAAAATAATTACCGAATTAACTCCAACCAGGAGCTGCTGGCCCTCG GCTTCACCAACATTCTgggctccctcttctcctcctacccggTCACAGGCAGCTTTGGACG GACGGCTGTGAATGCCCAGTCGGGAGTGTGCACCCCAGCGGGGGGCCTGATGACGG GAGCCCTGGTGCTGCTGTCGCTGGACTACCTGACCTCGCTCTTCTACTATATCCCCAAGTCTGCCTTGGCTGCCGTCATTATCATGGCTGTGGTCCCCCTGTTCGACACCAAGATCGTGAAGACACTCTGGCGAGTGAAGA GGCTGGACCTGTTGCCCCTCTGCGTGACGTTCCTGCTCTGCTTCTGGGAAGTCCAGTATGGCATCCTGGCAGGCACCCTGGTTTCTGTGCTGATTCTCCTGCACTCTGTGGCCAGACCCAAAATACAG GTGTCAGAGGGTCCAATGCTAGTCCTGCAGCCGGCGAGTGGCCTGCACTTCCCTGCAATCGAGACCCTCCGAGAGGCATTGCTGAGCCGGGCTCTGGAAA CATCCCCGCCACGCTCCGTGGCCCTGGACTGCACCCACATCTGCAGCATCGACTACACGGTGGTGCTGGGGCTTGGGGAGCTCCTGGAGGACTTCCACAAGCGGGGTGCCACCCTTGCCCTCATTGGCCTGCAG GTCCCTGTCCTCCGTGTCCTGCTGTCTGCTGACCTGAAGGGAGTCCTGTACTTCTGCACCCTGGAAGAAGCAG AGAAATACCTGAAGCAAGAACCAGGGACCCAGCCCTACAATGGCAGCGAAGACTCTGTTCCGGAACACAAGATTGCCCTGCTGAAGGCCTGA